The Anaerotignum propionicum DSM 1682 sequence ACACGTTTTAACTGGGCAACAGGATGCTTAATGGCTTCGCACATTTTACGAACCTGTCGGTTTCTGCCCTCATGAATGATAATTTCCACAGTGGACTGACGCTCACCCTTTTCTATAATTTGCATTTTAGCAGGCTTGGTTTGTTTCCCGTCAATCACAACGCCACGGCGAAATTTTTGTAAATCCATATCATCAGGGGTTCCGTACAGCTTAGCTATATAAGTCTTATCCACATCATGCTTAGGATGGGTTAATTTATAAGTCAAATCTCCATCATTCGTTAAAAGTAACAAACCCGATGTATCATAATCCAATCTTCCCACAGGAAAAATTCTTTCTTTCACATCCCGAACCAAATCCATAACACCGGGACGGCCAAATTGCTCCTTCGCCGTGGTCACATAGCCCTCGGGCTTATGAAGCATAATGTATACCAGTTCTACTTCCTTTTTGCTGACTTCCTTATCCAGATACAGTACCTCATCCTTTTTGGGGTCAATTTTGGTACCTAATTCCGTCACAACTTTTCCATTTACCTTTATTTTGCCCGCTGCAATCAGCTCCTCAGCCTTACGGCGAGATGCAACGCCTGCTTCCGCTAAAAATTTTTGAAGTCTTTCTTCCATACTGTTCCTCCGTCTTTATCTCATTGGAAACAGTATACCCTACAAACTTA is a genomic window containing:
- a CDS encoding pseudouridine synthase, producing MEERLQKFLAEAGVASRRKAEELIAAGKIKVNGKVVTELGTKIDPKKDEVLYLDKEVSKKEVELVYIMLHKPEGYVTTAKEQFGRPGVMDLVRDVKERIFPVGRLDYDTSGLLLLTNDGDLTYKLTHPKHDVDKTYIAKLYGTPDDMDLQKFRRGVVIDGKQTKPAKMQIIEKGERQSTVEIIIHEGRNRQVRKMCEAIKHPVAQLKRVATGDLTMGDLPKGKYRHLTPKEVKYLKSL